Genomic window (Paraglaciecola psychrophila 170):
AATTAAACGTTGCTGGGCGGGGTGTCTACCTTCCTCAAATAACGATAAGGTCACATCCGGCGGTGGCCGGTGGACTAAGTGTAAAGCGTCAACTAAGCCAATTTGGTGTTGATATAAGCCTTCTGGTAATAGTTCAGCTAACCCCCCTTTACTCAGTAGTTTTAGCGCTTGCTCGGTTAAATTACGCAAGGTGATCTGTTTGATACCTTCAGTAGCGGGGTAAACCGGGGTGAGAGATTCTTGCAAGGCTTGGGGATTATCGAGATTAATCGATTTATACTCTGGGTGCATGATCTCAAGGCCATATTTGCCCGCTTTCACTTCACCAAAACAACGAATGGTGGCCCCAGATTCAAGACTATTTTTTTGTGACGCTGAAAAATGAAAAAAACGTAACGTTACAGTTCCCGTTCCATCGCTAAGCCTTACAACTAACATTCGCCTGCGACCAAACTGGATATCACATGACATCACCTCACCTTGAATACTGGTATGTAAGTGAGGTTGCAAGTCTGAGATGGGATAAATGCGGGTGCGGTCTTCGTACCTATGAGGCAAATGAAATAGTAGGTCTTGTACCGACACAATTGCTAGCTTGGCTAATTTTTCTGCAGCTTTGGCGCCCACACCTTTTAGCTCGGTTACGGGAGTTTGTGCTAATCCCTTCATAACCTATCCATCTGTATTAGGTTGTGTGAGGATGAAAAATAGAAAGTTATAGAAAGGGCAAATAACAAAACGCAGTCCAAGCACTCATCGGTAATATAGGTTACATATACTCGGAGATCTTACAGTATTGCGCAAGGTTTACCGAGCCCAAAACAGTCAGCTCGGTAATAAAAATACTTACAAGGACAATTTTGCAGCCTGATAAAGTAATTCAGGCGAAATACGCGTTTTAAAATCTGGATTAACGTAACTAAACAGCACCTTACCGTTGGTATCCAAAATAAACACCGCTGGTGCAGGTAACACGGCTTTACCGGAATTTTTATCGCTGGTTAAGTTAATGTCCCATTTAGATTTGTATGTTGTGCGCTTTTCGTCTGGCACATAAAAGCCGATCCCAAAGCCACTAATAGCCTCTAGTTCAGGATCTGCTAATAACTGTACTGTAAATTTTGTTTGGAGTTTTTGTTCTTGCAATTGGGCCGGTGTTTCAGGAGAAATAGCTAATATTTGATAACCTAACGCGTCAAGTTTGTCTTCAATATCCTTTAAACCAGCAAGTTGACGATTACAATAAGGGCACCAACCGCCGCGATAAAAAATTAACACTGTCGGTTTTTGCATCGTTAAGGCTTTTAGACTGACTGGGTCGCCATTAACTGTTTGTAACTTACTGTTTGGTGCGGACTGACCAATTAATAGCGGGGTAACGTTTAGAGCTGTGTCAGCTATTTTTGTTCTATCCAGCGCCTTGGCAGGTAATACCAAAAACAAAATAAATAGCCCAAGGATAATTCTAAAATACGTCATAGTTTTCTCTTGTTAATGTGATTATAGGTATAAGACACGATTTGATTAGACAACTAAGTTGATAGACCTATATGGGTAAAAATAACTTTCAAGTAATATGCACGTTTGCATGC
Coding sequences:
- a CDS encoding peroxiredoxin-like family protein, whose product is MTYFRIILGLFILFLVLPAKALDRTKIADTALNVTPLLIGQSAPNSKLQTVNGDPVSLKALTMQKPTVLIFYRGGWCPYCNRQLAGLKDIEDKLDALGYQILAISPETPAQLQEQKLQTKFTVQLLADPELEAISGFGIGFYVPDEKRTTYKSKWDINLTSDKNSGKAVLPAPAVFILDTNGKVLFSYVNPDFKTRISPELLYQAAKLSL